One window from the genome of Echinicola vietnamensis DSM 17526 encodes:
- a CDS encoding arylsulfatase — translation MQYLKIACLLGAMLTLLHLGGCKETTSQQRQPNIVFIYADDLGKGMLGHEGQRHLSTPNIDRLATEGMRFSNATGSMLCAPARAALITGLHDCHARQFPITRGALYRKIGNDTYTHQEVENMINSGLDSIPNSQVFLGEVAQKAGYSTAQFGKLEWGFAASDYQMRRHGWQEYFGYLDHNRAHGFYPPFLFENGQLVNIPGNTRADCGKTIERETQEAFEQRWDMRGKAVYSQDLFMEKALDFIRNHKDQPFFLYFPTQLPHGPVAVPAVHSEVADSPVLTQIEKEYASMVKMLDHNVGQILDELDRLDLTENTLVVFTSDNGHEIYYTQEGRVLKPYTNMQTGERFDNLENKYYSELAGDVFNGNNGRAGMKRSNLQGGLEVPLLVRWPGHVPAGATSDLLVTNYDWLPTIADIVGFREPFVTDGISFLGEMTEGTQVDQHEFVVHSSFEGPTMIAKDGWKLRYFITKNVFELYYLPEDFKESADLSAKHPLKLAEMKALLREACDGDYRNGWYRPAVKQLDVEEHWNSSNAAKGSEK, via the coding sequence ATGCAATACCTGAAAATTGCCTGTTTGCTCGGTGCCATGCTGACGTTACTTCATTTGGGTGGTTGTAAAGAAACGACTTCCCAACAGCGCCAGCCCAATATTGTGTTTATTTATGCCGATGACCTCGGCAAAGGAATGCTTGGCCATGAAGGCCAACGACACCTTTCCACGCCAAATATCGATCGGCTGGCCACAGAAGGCATGCGGTTTTCAAATGCCACGGGAAGCATGCTTTGTGCCCCTGCTCGTGCAGCGCTGATCACGGGGCTTCACGATTGTCATGCCCGGCAATTTCCCATCACCAGAGGGGCGTTGTATCGGAAAATCGGAAACGATACTTACACCCATCAGGAAGTGGAAAATATGATCAATTCCGGGCTCGATTCCATTCCTAATTCGCAGGTGTTTTTGGGAGAAGTGGCCCAGAAAGCAGGTTATAGCACAGCTCAGTTTGGCAAATTGGAATGGGGATTTGCTGCTTCAGACTATCAAATGCGGCGTCATGGCTGGCAGGAATATTTTGGCTACTTGGACCATAACAGGGCGCACGGGTTTTATCCCCCTTTCCTTTTTGAAAATGGCCAATTGGTGAACATCCCTGGAAACACCCGAGCAGATTGTGGAAAGACCATTGAGCGTGAAACACAGGAAGCCTTTGAGCAACGATGGGACATGCGTGGAAAGGCGGTATATTCGCAGGACTTGTTCATGGAAAAGGCTTTGGACTTTATCCGTAACCATAAAGACCAGCCCTTTTTCTTGTATTTTCCCACTCAGCTACCACATGGCCCTGTGGCAGTACCTGCCGTCCATTCTGAAGTGGCCGATTCCCCAGTGCTGACGCAAATAGAAAAGGAATACGCTTCCATGGTCAAGATGCTTGACCATAATGTGGGCCAAATTCTCGACGAGTTGGATCGGCTGGATTTGACGGAGAATACCCTGGTAGTATTTACGTCAGATAATGGTCATGAAATTTACTACACCCAAGAAGGTCGGGTACTGAAGCCCTATACCAACATGCAGACGGGTGAACGGTTTGATAACTTGGAAAATAAGTATTACAGTGAGCTGGCGGGGGATGTTTTTAATGGAAATAATGGCCGCGCAGGCATGAAAAGGAGCAATTTGCAAGGAGGGCTGGAAGTGCCACTCTTGGTGAGATGGCCAGGTCATGTTCCGGCTGGTGCTACCTCTGACCTGTTGGTGACCAATTACGATTGGTTGCCGACCATCGCTGATATAGTCGGGTTTCGGGAGCCTTTTGTCACCGATGGGATAAGCTTTTTGGGCGAAATGACAGAAGGTACGCAAGTGGATCAGCATGAATTTGTCGTCCATTCATCTTTTGAAGGGCCCACGATGATCGCCAAGGATGGCTGGAAATTACGGTATTTCATCACCAAAAACGTTTTTGAGCTTTACTACCTGCCTGAAGACTTTAAGGAATCTGCAGACCTTTCGGCGAAACATCCCCTAAAGTTAGCGGAGATGAAGGCACTTTTACGGGAAGCCTGTGATGGAGACTATCGAAATGGATGGTACCGGCCAGCGGTGAAGCAGCTCGACGTGGAGGAGCATTGGAATAGCAGCAATGCTGCAAAGGGTTCGGAAAAATGA
- a CDS encoding glycosyltransferase family 2 protein — MSQLQLSLVVTVYNEEENIQPLLAAVYEALEGISYELILVDDGSTDKTVAMAKQHANTATRVLIFNKNYGQTTALAAGIDHATGAYIVTMDGDLQNDPSDIPMMLQKAIDEDWDVVAGVRANRQDGFVLRKLPSKFANWMIRNTTKVYLKDYGCSLRVYKANIAQNMGLYGELHRFIPVLAKQEGARMTEVNVKHHPRIHGTSKYGLNRTFKVLADLILMLFFQKYLQRPIHIFGGLGLLALISGVLINFYLLVLKILGEDIWGRPILLVGLILVLGGLQLITTGIVAEIIVRTYFESQNKKTYTIKEVFQGA; from the coding sequence ATGTCCCAGTTACAGCTTTCCCTTGTCGTTACGGTTTACAACGAGGAAGAAAATATTCAACCCTTATTAGCTGCTGTTTATGAAGCCCTGGAAGGGATTTCTTATGAACTCATTTTGGTGGATGACGGCTCCACCGACAAGACCGTGGCCATGGCCAAGCAACATGCAAATACCGCCACGAGGGTCTTGATTTTTAACAAGAACTATGGACAAACTACCGCATTGGCAGCGGGCATTGACCATGCCACAGGTGCGTATATCGTCACCATGGATGGAGACTTGCAAAACGATCCATCCGACATTCCAATGATGCTGCAGAAAGCCATTGATGAGGATTGGGACGTGGTCGCAGGTGTACGGGCAAATAGACAGGATGGCTTTGTCCTCCGTAAATTGCCCAGCAAATTTGCCAACTGGATGATTCGAAATACCACCAAGGTGTACCTCAAGGACTACGGCTGCAGCTTGCGTGTTTATAAAGCAAATATCGCCCAAAACATGGGGCTTTATGGAGAATTGCACCGATTTATACCGGTTTTGGCCAAGCAGGAAGGTGCCCGAATGACAGAGGTAAATGTCAAGCACCATCCCCGGATCCACGGCACATCCAAATACGGGCTGAACAGAACCTTTAAGGTTTTGGCTGACCTTATCCTGATGCTCTTTTTCCAAAAGTACCTCCAGCGCCCCATTCACATTTTTGGTGGGCTAGGACTTTTGGCATTGATTTCAGGCGTCCTGATCAATTTCTACTTGTTGGTGCTCAAGATCCTTGGAGAAGACATCTGGGGTCGGCCAATCTTACTGGTAGGCCTGATTTTAGTCTTGGGAGGGCTGCAATTGATCACTACCGGAATCGTAGCAGAGATCATTGTCAGGACCTACTTCGAATCGCAAAACAAGAAGACCTATACCATCAAAGAAGTTTTCCAAGGTGCCTAA
- a CDS encoding lysylphosphatidylglycerol synthase transmembrane domain-containing protein encodes MPKKTLKLLLKVLLTGVAIYLVFRKIDLEATWQVIKKANLAFLVIAALCFVLSKILSSFRLNGLFRNLDVRLSERQNLKLYWIGMFYNLFLPGGIGGDGYKVYWLNKRFDAKVKKLLAAVLLDRVSGLIALVWLLLVIWFFVTVEWTAPWGINLDLIAAAGLCLVPLAFVGVIRWWFPSFWASTALTGGYSLLVQSAQLICAYFILLGLGVQTQILEYQFVFLLSSIVAVLPLTIGGVGARELVFIFSHEYMGIDKNVAVAFSLLFFLITALVSLAGATVKMEPGTAISEQ; translated from the coding sequence GTGCCTAAAAAAACACTCAAGCTACTCCTGAAAGTACTCCTGACGGGAGTGGCCATCTACCTTGTGTTCAGAAAAATAGACCTCGAAGCCACTTGGCAGGTCATAAAAAAAGCCAATTTGGCCTTTCTGGTCATCGCTGCACTCTGCTTTGTGCTCTCTAAAATCCTTTCTTCCTTTCGCTTAAACGGGCTTTTTCGCAACCTTGATGTTCGTCTCAGCGAACGCCAAAACCTCAAACTTTACTGGATCGGAATGTTTTATAACCTCTTTCTTCCCGGTGGAATAGGCGGCGACGGTTACAAGGTATATTGGCTTAACAAGCGGTTTGATGCGAAAGTGAAAAAGCTGCTGGCGGCAGTCCTGTTGGACCGTGTCAGTGGACTTATCGCGCTGGTGTGGCTGTTGCTGGTGATTTGGTTTTTTGTGACCGTGGAGTGGACCGCTCCTTGGGGCATCAACTTGGACTTGATCGCCGCAGCTGGCTTGTGCTTGGTGCCTTTGGCCTTCGTTGGGGTGATCAGGTGGTGGTTTCCTTCGTTTTGGGCTTCTACTGCACTTACCGGCGGCTATAGTCTCTTGGTTCAGTCTGCCCAGTTGATCTGTGCCTATTTCATCCTATTGGGATTGGGCGTCCAAACACAAATCCTGGAATATCAGTTTGTCTTTTTGCTTTCCTCGATTGTAGCGGTACTGCCCTTGACCATCGGAGGAGTGGGCGCAAGGGAACTGGTGTTTATCTTTAGCCACGAATATATGGGCATCGATAAAAATGTAGCCGTGGCCTTCAGTTTACTTTTTTTCCTGATTACCGCTTTGGTTTCTTTGGCTGGTGCCACAGTAAAGATGGAACCCGGAACAGCCATCAGTGAGCAGTAG
- a CDS encoding FeoB-associated Cys-rich membrane protein, with protein MWQEIIVWTLFVGIVAWKVYQYFKPKKSNDLGCGCGKCDVAKKGELS; from the coding sequence ATGTGGCAGGAAATTATTGTGTGGACATTGTTTGTGGGGATTGTTGCCTGGAAGGTATACCAGTATTTCAAGCCCAAAAAATCAAACGACCTGGGCTGTGGCTGCGGCAAATGCGATGTGGCCAAGAAAGGGGAATTGTCCTGA
- a CDS encoding ArnT family glycosyltransferase, with translation MEKILDKKGIAGGVLLLIAFLLHFSNINGLSIYVLDEAKNATAAIEMLQQGEWIVPTFNGEYRFDKPPLHYYFFMLSYQLFGINEFAARFFPALFGFLTIYFTYRFARKNLGFRAGLLTLLVLTSCLHWYIQFHMAVPDPFLIFFMSMGLMTFYEWSLSGFRSTRLMLVTYVALGLAVLAKGPVGVVLPCIALLVYGLTMQLLNGKRLRRIFHPVGLGVFFLIALPWYVLVATKTNGLWIEEFIFKHNLNRFSAPMEGHGGGFWLTWLFVLGGMLPFAFFLFQSVWHTLKYRTNRVTTFALICAATIIVFFMFAGTKLPNYTVPAYPFLAMIIGNYLAALAKASKWKSLWVPGVAYGMLLVLLPFGIYFGLSADPALLVPKSLLWWFLVPVLVVFPMYRALYRHQTAGFLVWFGGGFMLVAVVFFWFAFPKIDQQNPVLQAKASQLAASELYYYKIYNPAFSFYLQRPLKNIQEEAVPQRTMGYLITRKRHLEELDQMDIHYQKVFEGKDLFESPMTVVLRLLPDEQGKE, from the coding sequence ATGGAAAAAATCCTGGACAAAAAGGGGATTGCTGGCGGGGTATTGCTGCTCATTGCCTTTCTCCTCCATTTTTCAAATATCAACGGCTTGAGTATCTATGTCTTGGACGAGGCCAAGAACGCCACAGCAGCCATCGAGATGCTGCAGCAGGGAGAGTGGATCGTGCCGACATTTAACGGAGAATACCGCTTTGACAAGCCCCCATTGCACTATTATTTTTTTATGTTGTCCTACCAGCTGTTTGGTATCAACGAATTTGCGGCAAGGTTCTTTCCTGCCCTATTTGGCTTTTTGACGATCTATTTTACTTATCGCTTTGCACGGAAAAACTTAGGGTTTCGGGCGGGGCTTCTGACGCTGCTCGTGCTTACCTCCTGTTTGCATTGGTATATCCAGTTCCATATGGCGGTGCCAGATCCGTTTTTGATCTTCTTTATGAGCATGGGGCTCATGACATTTTATGAATGGTCACTGTCAGGTTTCCGCTCCACCAGGCTCATGCTGGTGACGTATGTGGCGCTGGGCTTGGCCGTGCTTGCCAAAGGCCCCGTGGGAGTCGTGCTTCCCTGCATCGCCCTACTGGTGTACGGCCTTACCATGCAGCTGCTCAATGGCAAAAGGCTGCGCAGGATTTTCCATCCGGTCGGCTTGGGCGTTTTTTTCTTGATTGCCCTACCCTGGTATGTACTGGTGGCCACCAAGACCAATGGGCTTTGGATAGAGGAATTTATCTTCAAGCATAACCTCAACCGCTTTTCCGCACCGATGGAAGGACACGGGGGAGGATTTTGGCTGACGTGGCTGTTTGTGCTCGGTGGGATGCTGCCTTTTGCATTCTTTTTATTCCAAAGCGTGTGGCATACCTTAAAATACCGCACCAATCGAGTCACGACATTTGCCTTGATCTGTGCGGCTACAATCATTGTGTTTTTTATGTTTGCAGGCACCAAACTCCCCAACTATACCGTGCCGGCCTATCCTTTTCTGGCCATGATTATAGGCAATTACTTGGCGGCTCTGGCCAAGGCTTCCAAATGGAAAAGCCTATGGGTCCCTGGAGTCGCTTATGGAATGTTGCTGGTCTTATTGCCTTTTGGGATCTATTTTGGATTGTCAGCAGATCCGGCATTGCTGGTTCCCAAGAGCCTGCTTTGGTGGTTTCTAGTGCCTGTTTTGGTGGTTTTTCCCATGTATAGGGCACTCTACCGCCACCAAACAGCAGGCTTTCTCGTTTGGTTTGGAGGAGGCTTTATGTTGGTGGCCGTTGTCTTTTTTTGGTTTGCCTTTCCGAAAATTGATCAGCAAAATCCTGTTTTGCAGGCCAAGGCCTCTCAATTAGCCGCTTCTGAGCTGTATTATTACAAAATCTATAATCCTGCTTTTTCATTTTACCTGCAGCGGCCACTGAAGAATATTCAAGAGGAAGCAGTTCCCCAAAGGACAATGGGATACCTGATTACCAGGAAGCGACATTTGGAGGAGTTGGACCAGATGGATATTCATTACCAAAAAGTATTTGAAGGGAAAGATCTCTTTGAATCCCCGATGACAGTGGTGCTTCGACTGCTGCCCGATGAGCAAGGCAAGGAGTGA
- a CDS encoding class I SAM-dependent methyltransferase, which produces MGDFNKTAHWDHVYQTKPLESVSWYQPVPKTSIQLIHELELPFSAKIIDIGGGDSLLVDHLLEMGYEDITVLDISLAAINRAKERLGHAAERIQWIVADVCDFRPNATYDLWHDRAAFHFLTEEKDIASYVEASQRTIAEDGKMILGTFSDKGPEKCSGLPIKQYTADLLETTFSPAFRKEKCFHEQHPTPNGSFQDFVFCRFAKK; this is translated from the coding sequence ATGGGTGATTTTAACAAAACGGCTCATTGGGATCACGTTTATCAAACCAAGCCACTGGAATCGGTAAGCTGGTATCAGCCGGTTCCCAAGACCTCAATCCAGCTAATCCACGAATTGGAATTGCCCTTTTCTGCGAAAATCATCGACATAGGGGGCGGCGATAGCTTGCTGGTAGACCATCTCTTGGAAATGGGCTACGAAGACATCACTGTCTTGGACATTTCATTAGCGGCGATCAACCGCGCCAAAGAACGTTTGGGACATGCTGCTGAAAGGATCCAATGGATCGTCGCGGATGTCTGTGACTTCCGGCCCAATGCAACTTATGATCTATGGCATGATCGAGCTGCCTTCCATTTCTTAACAGAGGAAAAAGACATCGCTTCCTATGTGGAAGCCTCCCAAAGGACCATTGCTGAGGATGGAAAAATGATCTTGGGTACTTTTTCGGATAAAGGGCCTGAAAAGTGCAGCGGCCTCCCGATCAAGCAATATACCGCAGACCTTTTGGAAACAACTTTTTCTCCAGCTTTTAGGAAAGAAAAATGCTTCCATGAACAGCACCCCACTCCCAATGGCTCATTTCAGGATTTTGTGTTTTGCAGATTCGCCAAAAAATAG
- a CDS encoding DUF2905 domain-containing protein has protein sequence MNSEMGKWIIGAGLVIVGIGLGIYFLGDKLNWLGRLPGDIRVERENFSFYFPVTSMILISIIVSLLLRLVHYLGR, from the coding sequence ATGAATAGTGAAATGGGGAAATGGATAATTGGCGCAGGGCTGGTCATTGTGGGGATTGGCCTGGGGATTTACTTTTTAGGGGACAAGCTGAATTGGCTGGGCAGGCTGCCCGGTGATATCCGTGTTGAGCGAGAGAACTTTAGCTTTTATTTTCCCGTTACCAGCATGATCCTCATCAGCATTATCGTATCATTACTCTTGAGGCTGGTACACTATTTAGGACGGTAA